One Streptomonospora salina genomic window, CGCCGTACGCCGCAGCGCACGGCTGGACCGCTACTGCGCCGAGATCGGCCGCGACCCCGCCTCGGTCACCCGCTCGATCCATCTGCCCGTCTCCTACGAGCAGCCCGGTGCCACCCGGGACGCGATCGGCGACGCGACCGACGCCGGCTTCGGGCACATCGTCCTCGGCCTACCGGCGCCCTACCCCGCCGGCGTCGCACGGTGGGTCGCCGACGAGCTCCTCGGCGCACCGCCCGCACGGTGAGCCCCGGAGAGTGCGACCGCCCGCCCCGGCGAACCCGTCGGACGGCGCCTGCCGCCCGACCGTTCCGCCGCCGGTCCCCCACGGACCGGCGGGACTCCCGCACCGGCGGGCGCACCGGAATGCGGCCGCCTTACACCAGGCGGCGGGCGGCGTCGAGGAGCTGGGAGCGGAAGCTGCGCCCGAACAGGCACACGTGGGCCAGCAGCGGGTGCAGCTGGTGCAGCGGGACGCGCTCGCGCCAGCCGGCGGCCAAGGGGAACGCCTCGTCGTAAGCGGCGAGGACCCGCTGCACGTGCGGAGCGCCGAACAGCCGCAGCATGGCCAGGTCGGTCTCACGGTGCCCGCCGTGGGCGGCGGGGTCGATCAGCACCGCCCCGCCGCGGCCCCACAGCACGTTTCCGGACCACAGGTCGCCGTGGATCCGGGCCGGGGGTTCGTCCGGGCCGGCGAGGTCGCCGATGCGGGCGAGCACGCGTTCCAGCTGCGCCACATCCGCGGAGTCCAGGAATCCCCGGTCGCGGGCGTCGCGCAGGTAGGGCAGCAGGCGGCGCCGGGCGTACCACTCCGGCCACTGGTCGGCCGGGGTGTTGTCCAGGGGCAGCGTGGCCAGCCAACCCGGCCACGCTGCGCCGAAGGACTGCGCCCCGGCCCGGTGGGTGGCGGCCAGACGCCGCCCGAGATCGTCGGCCGCCTCCGCGGTCGGGCCGGCTTCGTCGACCTGTTCCAGCACCAGCGCTCCACCGCCGGCGGCGAGGACTCCGGGCACGGCGGCACCGTCGGAGACCTCGGCGAACCAGCGCAGCCCGGCGGCTTCGGAGTCCAGCGCTTCGGCGTAGCCGTCGGCGATCTTGGCGAAGAAGCGGCGCCCGTCGGCCAGCTCGCCGCCGTGCAGCGTCCACGCGTGCGACGAGCCCAGCCGAGTGCAGGAGCGCACGTCGCCGGACACGGCCGCGGCGACGGCGGCGGCCGGTTCGGGCGCGGGAGTCGTGTGGGGCATACGGGTACTCGCTGCGCGGTCGGGGTGACGGTTCGACCACACGGTACTTCCGCCACGCGCGGCACCGCTCAGCCGCGGCTACCTCCGGCGCTGCCGCTCCCGCTGTGCTCGGCGGGGGTGACCGGCGCGAGCCATATGCCGGTGATCGCGTCGACCAGCCCCACGGCGGCGGCGTGCCAGGTGGATGCCGGGGTGGTGACGCCCTCGGCGAGCCGGCGCTCACGCTCGGCGCACATGTGGATCATCAGCTGGCCGGCCATCTCGCTGCGCTCCAGGTGCGCGGCCAACGGCAGGTCGGCGCAGGAGCTGAGCCCGTCGAGCACGTCGCGCATCGACGGTGTGGACAGGGACTCGGCGACCATGATCTCCCGAAGACCGGGGTCGGCCATGGCCTGGGCACCGAAGCGGCCGTACCACGACGGCACGCCGAGCTCGGCCAGGTGTCCGGTGACCGGGTGGACCAGGAGTCCGACCCAGTCCCGCACGCTGCCGCACCCGCGTTCCCGGGCGAGCAGAGCGACGCGGGCGCGTTCGATCGGCTCGGCGTGGCGGCGCACGATGGCGCGCACCAGCTCTTCCTTCGCGCCGAAGTGGTAGCTCACCGCGGTGTTGTTGCCCTGGCCCGCGGCCTCGCTGATCTGCCGGTTGGAGACGGCGACCACGCCGCGCTCGGCGAACAGCCGCTCGGCCGCCGTGATGATCCGCTCGCGGGTGGCACAGGCCCGCGGCCCGTTTCCTCGTCGACCCGCCATGATCATGTCGTCACCGCCGCTCCGGGACTTCTCTCGATCCGCCGACGATCAGGGCTTCGCCCTCACGACCGGCGCCGAACCGCCTCACGGGGCCGTTCCCGTGCTGGTCGTGACGACCGTACCGGTTTCGGAGGCGGTGGAGGCGACGAGGTGCCGCCGAACCGCACACAGCGGACCCGACGCCGGAACCGGGCGCGCGGCCGGGCGGAGGCGTCGCGGGCGGGGTCGGACTCCGCGTGCGGTGGGCGATCGGGACCGCAGCGGCCGCGACCGGTGCGAGCACGGCCGCGGCGGCGCTGAGCCAGGACACCGCGGTGGTCAGGTCGTAGGACACGGTCAGCAGTCCGACCGCCACCGCGGGGCCGCCGGCGCCGAGGTAGAACGCGAGGTGCAGCGCCGAGCTGATCGCCCCGCGCTGGTCGTCGGGGGCGGCGGCGTCGACGGCCGCGGCCGCCCCGCCGTACGCCAGCCCGTGCCCGGTGCCGGCGGCGACCGCCGCGAGCAGCGTCGCCGGAAGGGAACCGCCGCCGGTCACAGCGAGGACGGCCAGGGAGCACGCCAGGGCGCCGAGACCGGCGACCTGCGCCAGGGGTGCGCCGAGGCGGGCGGCGACAGGCTGGGCCGGTACGGAGCAGGCGAGGACGGCGCCCACGACTCCGCCCGTGACCGCGAGGTCGTCGATTCCGGCGGCGCGTCCGAGCGCCGCCGGAATCACCGCCAGGAACAGTCCGGCCGCGGTCCAGGCCAAAAATCCCGTAGCCGCCGCCGAAGCGAACCGTGCCCGCAGGCCGGCGGGGACGCGCGGGCACGAGGGGCGCCAGCGGTGAACGGGCGGCGCGGCGGCGGACAGCGCCGAAGCGCGGCGGGCCGCCTCCCCCAGCAGAACCAGGTGGATCAGGTACGGCAGCACCGTCGGTGCCGGGGCGTACTGGGCCAGCGCCCCGGCGGCGACCGGGCCCGCGGCGGTGCCGGCGACGAACGCCATCCCGGCCAGCATCGAGGCCTTCAGGCGCCCCTGTGCCGGGGCGCTGCGGATCATCAGCGCCGTCGCCGCCCCGGTGGCGGCGCCGAGCGCGAGGCCTTGGGCCGCGCGGCCGGCCAGCAGCAGTGCCGGGCCGTCGGCGATCGCGAAGCAGGCCGATCCCAGGGCCGCGACGCCGACGCTGCACCGTAGTACCGGCCGCGGGCCGAGCGCGTCCGCCGCCGGGCCGAACAGCAGCAGCGCGGGCGCACTGACCAGGGCGAACGTGGCGTAGATCAGTGTCATCAGCAGATCGCTGAACCCGAAGGCGTGCTGATAGCCGGGATAGAGCGGGCTGGGCAGGTAGGCGCCGGCGGTGAGTACGACGAGGAGGTAGGCGGCCGTTCTCCGTTCGCGCGCGCTCCGGCGGAGCGCAGCGCCGGGCTCCGGGGCAGGGACCTTTCCGAAGGTTCGTTTGATCAGCACGCGCCCCAGCGTGCGCCCTAAGAATCATGTGGAAAAGCGAACGTTTTCGCATGAGATCGTGCAAAATTATTACATGATCGATCCCAAGCTGCGGGTCCTGCAGCTCGTGCACCACTACGGAACCGTCACCGCCGCGGCACAGGCGCTGCACTACACGCCCTCGGCGGTCTCGCACCAGTTGCGCCAGTTGTCGACCGAGCTGGGCGTGGACCTGGTGGTCCAGTCCGGCCGGGGGATCCGGCTGACCGCCGCGGCCGCGATCGTGCTGCGCCACGCCGAAGCCCTGTCCGCCCAAGCCGAGCGCGCACGCGCCGAACTCGCCGTCTCCGTGGAGGAAACCGGCGGCCTGTTCACGCTGTGCGGGTTCTCCACGGCCGCCACCTACCTGCTGCCGCCCGCGGCGGCCGCGCTGCGGGACCGCTACCCGCAGTCGGACGTGCGCGTCATCGAAGCCGAACCGTCCCGCTGCTTCGATCTGCTCCTGGCCGGCGACGCCGACCTCGCGCTGCTGATCGCCACCGCCGAAACGCCGCCCGCCTCCGACACCCGCTTCGACCGGCACCCGCTGCTGGACGACCCGCTCGACCTCGTCGTGCCCAGCGGGCACCCGTTGGACGGGGGCGGGCGGGTCACACTCGCCGACGCCGCCGACGAACCGTGGATCCTCGGGAGCCCCGGCAGCACCTACCACCACCTGGTGCGCACCGCCTGCATGTCGGCGGGCTTCACGCCCCGCATCGCCCACTACGCCGACGAGTGGGACACCGGGACCGCCCTGGTCGCCCACGGGTTCGGCATCATCCTGGTGCCCCGCCTCGCGCGGCTGCCGGAAAGCTCGCCGGTGGTGCGCATCCCCCTGCACGGCGAGCCCGCGCCCGTGCGCCGCATCCTGACCGCCACCCGCCTCGGCAGCCGCGACCACCCGGTCGTCGAAACCGCCCTGGAATCGATCACGGCGACGGCGACCGGCCTGCAGCGCTGAGCGCCCCGCCGGATACGCACAGCGCCTCCAGGGGCGGGCCGACTCAGCGGGCCGTCAGCACGACCCGTCCGGCGAGTGCGGTCAGGGAACCGCCCGGCACCCGGTCCGTGCACGTCGGCCGGGCCGGTCCGATTGACGCCCGCACTCGGGCATGGTGATATCGAAACATGCTGATGTCACCGGAGGACTCCGTCGCCGAGGCCGCCGTGGGCCTGTTCGGAGACCCGCTGCGGGTCCGGATCGTGCGCCTGCTCGCCACGGAGCAGATGTGCACCTGCCACCTGATCGAGCACACCGGCGCCCGGCAGACGACCGTCAGCCATCATCTGCGGCTCCTGCGCCGGGCCGGTCTCGTGGAGACCGAGCCCCGCGGGCGCTACACCTACTACCGGCTGCGGCCGGAGGCGATCGCGGCGGCCGCCGACGGCCTGCGCGACCTCGCCGGCCAGGCCGAGGAGGCACGCGGGCGCTACCGGCCCTGCTGAACCGGGCGCGCCGGCGCGCCGCACGGGGGCGGCCGCGGGGTCACTCCCGGGCGGGCACGCCCAGCTCCTCCAGCAGTCCTACGATCCGGCGGCGGATCTCGTCGCGGACCGGCCGCACCTGCTCCAGGGGCCGGCCGGCGGGATCGTCCAGCTCCCAGTCGAGGTAGCGCTTGCCGGGGAAGACCGGGCAGGTGTCGCCGCACCCCATGGTGACCACGACGTCGCTGGCGTCCACGGCGTCGAACGTCAGGGCCTCGGGGCGTTCGGCGGCGATGTCGATACCCAGCTCGGCCATGGCGTCGACCGCGACCGGGTTGATCGACTCCGCGGGCTCGGACCCGGCGGAACGGACCTCGACCCGGTCCCCGGCGAGGCTGTCGAGGAACCCGGCCGCCATCTGGGAGCGGCCGGCGTTGTGGACGCAGACGAAGAGCACACTCGGTTTCTCCGGCACGGAACTGGCCTTCCTGTAGGACCTGCAGGACCGTCGACGGCGCGGGCTCCGGTGGCGCGGCGCCGTCTACGCCAACGTATCAGCCCGTATTGATATCAAACGGTTTCGATATATGGTGGCCCCGGAACTTCCCGTCCACCCACAGGAGGACACCGCCATGGGCGCACCCGGCACCGACGCCGCGGCCCCCGATACGGCCGGACCGCCGAAGCTGTCGACCCTGGACCGGTTCCTGCCGGTGTGGATCGGCCTCGCCATGACCGCCGGCCTGCTGCTGGGGCGCTGGGTCCCGGGCCTGCAAGGAGCTCTGGACGCCGTGAAGGCGGGCGGAATCTCCGTTCCGATCGCCATCGGCCTGCTGGTGATGATGTATCCGGTACTGGCCAAAGTGCGCTACGACCGGCTGGACTCCGTCACCCGCGACACGCGGCTGCTGGTCAGTTCACTGGTGCTGAACTGGCTGGTGGGGCCGGCGGTGATGTTCGCCCTGGCCTGGATCTTCCTGGCCGACCTGCCCGAGTTCCGCACGGGGCTGATCATCGTCGGCCTGGCCCGCTGCATCGCCATGGTCATCATCTGGAACGACCTCGCCTGCGGCGACCGCGAAGCCGCCGCCGTCCTGGTCGCCCTCAACTCCGTGTTCCAGGTACTGGCCTTCGGCCTGCTCGGGTGGTTCTACCTGGAACTGCTGCCGGGATGGCTGGGCCTGGACCAGAGCGGCATCGACGTCTCCCCGTGGGAGATCGCGGCGATGGTGGTGGTCTTCCTCGGCGTCCCGCTGGTCGCCGGCTACCTCACCCGCATCTTCGGCGAGCGCGCCAAGGGGCGCGCCTGGTACGAGGACCGCTTCCTGCCCCGCATCGGCCCGCTCGCCCTCTACGGCCTGCTGTTCACCATCGTCATGCTCTTCGCGCTGCAAGGCGAGGCCATCACCTCCGGACCCGTCGACGTCGCGCGCATCGCCGTGCCGCTGCTGATCTACTTCGTGGCGATGTGGGGCCTGTCCATGCTGCTGGGCCGGGCGATCCGGCTGTCCTACGAGCGTTCGACCACCCTCGCCTTCACCGCCTCCGGCAACAACTTCGAACTGGCCATCGCCGTGGCCGTCGGCGTCTTCGGCGTCACGTCCGGCCAGGCGCTGGCAGGCGTCGTCGGCCCGCTGATCGAGGTGCCCGTGCTCGTGGGCCTGGTCTACGTGTCCCTGTGGGCCCGGCGCTTCTTCCCCGCGCGCAGCACCGCCGGCGCCTGAGAACGGCGAAACCGGCGGGGCGGGCCGCGCCCGTCCCGCCGGCCTGCACGTGCACACCCGCTCAGACGTGGGCGGAAGCCCTGCGCCCAACCGGGAAGCCGGCGCGCCGGGGCGCCCCGGGGCGGCGTACCGGCCCGGGGCGGCGGTCCCGGTCGAGCCGCCGAAGCGGGCCTGTTCCGATGCGGCGGGCGTGCACCGGGCACCACGGCGGCGATGCCGTCGTGACGCGTCAGCAGCAATACCGCAGGTAGGTCCGGAGCTCGTCCAGCGCCGCCAGGCTGCGGTCGCGATCGGAGCGGTAGAGCACGATCTTGCCGTCGCGGCGGGAGGCGAGGATGCCGCCCCTGCGCAGCAGGGCGAGTTGCTGGGACGCGGTGGACTGCCCGATGCCGATCCGTTCGGCGACCTCCCCGACCGACAGTTCCGCTCCCTGAGCGAACAGCAGCATGATGCGCTGGCGGGGCGGACTGGCCAGCGCTTTGAGGAAGTCGTGGGTGGCCTCGCTCAGCTCTGCCGAGGCCTGCCCGCGACATGTCGGCTCGGATTCGGAGACCTCGTCAGCCCCCGCACTCGCCCTTTCGGTCATGCCCCCATCTTCCCATATCGTCATATCGAAATTTCACGATTTTACGATATGATCCGGCCATGAGTACACGCGACGACACCGTCATCATCGTCGGCGGCGGCCAGTCCGGGCAGGCCGCCGCCCGCGCTGCACGTGACGCCGACCTGCGCCCGCTCATCCTCGAAGCGGGAGAGCGCCCCGTCGGCTCCTGGCCCGGCTACTACGACAGCCTCACCCTGTTCTCCCCCGCCCGCCACAGCGCGATGCCCGGCGCTCCCTTCCCCGGCGGCCCCGACCGCTACCCGCACCGCGACGAGGTCGCCGCCTACCTGGAGCGCCACGCCGCACAGCTCGACGTGGAGATCCGCACCGGCACCAGAGTGGAAGCCGTCGAGGCCGACGCCCCCGGATTCACCGTGCGCACCGCCGACGGCCGGACCCTCAACGCAGCCGGTCTCATCGCGGCCAGCGGATCCTTCGCCAACCCCCACCTGCCCGCGCTGCCCGGGCACGAGGACTTCCCCGGCGAACTCCTGCACGTGGCCGACTACCGCAGCCCCGAGCCCTACGCCGGCAAGCGCGTCGTCGTGGTCGGCGGCGGCAACTCCGCGGTCCAAGTCGGCTACGAACTGTCCCGGACGGCGTCGACGACCCTGGCCACCCGCGCCCCCATCCGGTTCCTCCACCAGCTCCGCAACGGCCGGGACCTGCACGACTGGCTGGTGGCCACCGGCTTCGACCGCCTCCCGCCCGAGTGGCTCATCCACTACGTGGGAGGCACGCTCGTCGTGGAGACCGGCGACTACGAAAACGCCCTGAACTCCGGCCGGATGGACCGGCGGGAGATGTTCACCGCATTCGACGGCGACCACGTCGTCTGGGCCGACGGCCGGCGCGAACCCGTCGACGCCGTGCTGTTCGCCACCGGTTACCGACCCGACCTCGACTACCTGCGGCCGCTGGGCGCTCTGGACGGCGACGGCGCTCCCCTGCACACCGGCGGCGTCTCGGCCACACACCCCGGGCTGGTCTATGCGGGCCTGGAGTTCCAGCGTTCGTTCTCCTCCAACACGCTGCGCGGCGTCCACCGCGACGCCGAGCACGTCGTCGCGCCGCTGGCCGCCCACGTGCGCAAGGCCCCGACCGCAGCCGGACTCTGACCGAGCGTTCACCGCGGAACAGCCGTGCCCACCCGCGGGCCTCCACCGGGCGGGCACAGCCGCATCAGGGCCGAACCGACCGACGGGCCGCCTACGCGGCCCGCTCCGGCCGGGTGAACGCGACCGTAACCGCGGCGATCGCGCCGACGACGGCCAGTACTGCGAACAAGGCGGGGTAGCCGCCGAGGGGGCCGGCCATCGCCGAACCGGCCCATGGAGCCAGGGCCACCGCCAGCATGAGCGGGGTGTGCAGGACGCCGTTCAGCGTGGCGTAGCGCTCGATGCCCCACCGGTCGCTGACGGCCGTGGCCTGCAGCAGCGTGAAGATGCCGCGCGCCATCCCGGCCAGCAGCGCGATCACCATGACCAGCGCCACCGGAGCGCCCACTGCGGCGAGCAGCGCAGTCGTCGCAGCGCAGGCCGTGAGCACGAGCACCGACCGGGTCTGCGGCCCGGCTCGGCGCTCCAGCGGAGCGTAGACCAGCCGGCCCAGCACCTGGCCGATCCCGCCGATCCCCAACGCCCACGCGGCGGTGGTGGCGTCCCAACCGCGGGTGTCCAAGAGAGGGACGAGGTTGACCACGACCGCATACACGCCGAACGCCCCCAGTGTCAGTGCGGCGGTCAGCGCGAGGAACGCAGGGCTGGCGATCACCGGACCGACCGTGTTCGAACCGGAACTCGGGCGGTCGGTACCGGTGGTGCGGTGCCACGGCGGCGTCAGGACGAGGGCGTGCAGCGGAATCACCAGGACACCGAGCAGAGCCGCCAGCGCCAGGTACGCTCCGCGCCACCCCAGAGCCTGCTCCACGGCTGCGGCCAGCGGGGCGAAAATCGTGCTCGCCGATCCGGCCGCCAGCGTCAGCACGGTCAGTGCCCTGGTGCGCCTGGGCCCGTACCAGCGGGTGAGAGCGGCGAACGCCGGGGGATAGAACAGCCCCGCCATCGCGACCCCCGCCACCAGCCATGCGGCGAAGAAGGCCCACAGTTCCGGCGCCCACGCGATACCCGCGATCGCGGGCACGGCGACGACGGCCGCGCAGGTCATGACCACCCGCGGACCGGAACGCTCCAGCCACCGGCCCACGACCGCACCGCCCAGCCCCGCGACGACCTGGGAAGCCGAGAACGCGGCCGTCAGATGCGCGAGCGGCCAGCCGGTGTCCGCGCTGATCGCCGGCGCCAACACCGGAAACGCGTAGAACAGCACTCCGTAACTCGTAGTGACGGTGATGGACAGCGCAATAAGCGCCCGGCGCGCCCGCGGCGCGACGGCCGCCGCGGACGCGCCGGGCGCGGTCAGGGTCCTGTGCCTCACTTCACAACGGGCATGGCCGGGTGCGTGGACTCGGCCGGCTCGGCACCGCCGCCGCAGCAGCCGCCCGCGGCTTCCTCCTCCTCGGTCGCCTCGTCGACTCCCGGGCCCTGGCACACGCCGGTCTCGGGCAGGGTCAGCTCCACCTTCGCGGCGGACGCGTGGTCGCCGGCGATCGCGGCGGCGATGCTGCGCACCTGCTCGTATCCGGTCAGGGCGAGGAACGTCGGCGCACGGCCGTAGGACTTCATCCCCGCCAGGTAGAAGCCCGGCTCGGGGTGGGCCAGCTCCGCGGCGCCGTGCGGGTAGACGGTCCCGCAGGAGTGCACGTTCGGATCGATCAGCGGGGCCAGCTCCACGGGCGCCTGCAACGTGGCGTCCAGGCCCAGGCGCACCTCCGACAGCGGCGCCAGGTCGGGGCGGAACCCGGTCAGCGCGACGACCTCGTCGACGGGGTCGAGGGCCCGGCCGCCGTCGTCGACG contains:
- a CDS encoding fructosamine kinase family protein; this encodes MPHTTPAPEPAAAVAAAVSGDVRSCTRLGSSHAWTLHGGELADGRRFFAKIADGYAEALDSEAAGLRWFAEVSDGAAVPGVLAAGGGALVLEQVDEAGPTAEAADDLGRRLAATHRAGAQSFGAAWPGWLATLPLDNTPADQWPEWYARRRLLPYLRDARDRGFLDSADVAQLERVLARIGDLAGPDEPPARIHGDLWSGNVLWGRGGAVLIDPAAHGGHRETDLAMLRLFGAPHVQRVLAAYDEAFPLAAGWRERVPLHQLHPLLAHVCLFGRSFRSQLLDAARRLV
- a CDS encoding TetR/AcrR family transcriptional regulator, with the protein product MIMAGRRGNGPRACATRERIITAAERLFAERGVVAVSNRQISEAAGQGNNTAVSYHFGAKEELVRAIVRRHAEPIERARVALLARERGCGSVRDWVGLLVHPVTGHLAELGVPSWYGRFGAQAMADPGLREIMVAESLSTPSMRDVLDGLSSCADLPLAAHLERSEMAGQLMIHMCAERERRLAEGVTTPASTWHAAAVGLVDAITGIWLAPVTPAEHSGSGSAGGSRG
- a CDS encoding MFS transporter; amino-acid sequence: MLIKRTFGKVPAPEPGAALRRSARERRTAAYLLVVLTAGAYLPSPLYPGYQHAFGFSDLLMTLIYATFALVSAPALLLFGPAADALGPRPVLRCSVGVAALGSACFAIADGPALLLAGRAAQGLALGAATGAATALMIRSAPAQGRLKASMLAGMAFVAGTAAGPVAAGALAQYAPAPTVLPYLIHLVLLGEAARRASALSAAAPPVHRWRPSCPRVPAGLRARFASAAATGFLAWTAAGLFLAVIPAALGRAAGIDDLAVTGGVVGAVLACSVPAQPVAARLGAPLAQVAGLGALACSLAVLAVTGGGSLPATLLAAVAAGTGHGLAYGGAAAAVDAAAPDDQRGAISSALHLAFYLGAGGPAVAVGLLTVSYDLTTAVSWLSAAAAVLAPVAAAAVPIAHRTRSPTPPATPPPGRAPGSGVGSAVCGSAAPRRLHRLRNRYGRHDQHGNGPVRRFGAGREGEALIVGGSREVPERR
- a CDS encoding LysR family transcriptional regulator, producing MIDPKLRVLQLVHHYGTVTAAAQALHYTPSAVSHQLRQLSTELGVDLVVQSGRGIRLTAAAAIVLRHAEALSAQAERARAELAVSVEETGGLFTLCGFSTAATYLLPPAAAALRDRYPQSDVRVIEAEPSRCFDLLLAGDADLALLIATAETPPASDTRFDRHPLLDDPLDLVVPSGHPLDGGGRVTLADAADEPWILGSPGSTYHHLVRTACMSAGFTPRIAHYADEWDTGTALVAHGFGIILVPRLARLPESSPVVRIPLHGEPAPVRRILTATRLGSRDHPVVETALESITATATGLQR
- a CDS encoding ArsR/SmtB family transcription factor; translated protein: MLMSPEDSVAEAAVGLFGDPLRVRIVRLLATEQMCTCHLIEHTGARQTTVSHHLRLLRRAGLVETEPRGRYTYYRLRPEAIAAAADGLRDLAGQAEEARGRYRPC
- a CDS encoding arsenate reductase ArsC, coding for MPEKPSVLFVCVHNAGRSQMAAGFLDSLAGDRVEVRSAGSEPAESINPVAVDAMAELGIDIAAERPEALTFDAVDASDVVVTMGCGDTCPVFPGKRYLDWELDDPAGRPLEQVRPVRDEIRRRIVGLLEELGVPARE
- the arsB gene encoding ACR3 family arsenite efflux transporter, which produces MGAPGTDAAAPDTAGPPKLSTLDRFLPVWIGLAMTAGLLLGRWVPGLQGALDAVKAGGISVPIAIGLLVMMYPVLAKVRYDRLDSVTRDTRLLVSSLVLNWLVGPAVMFALAWIFLADLPEFRTGLIIVGLARCIAMVIIWNDLACGDREAAAVLVALNSVFQVLAFGLLGWFYLELLPGWLGLDQSGIDVSPWEIAAMVVVFLGVPLVAGYLTRIFGERAKGRAWYEDRFLPRIGPLALYGLLFTIVMLFALQGEAITSGPVDVARIAVPLLIYFVAMWGLSMLLGRAIRLSYERSTTLAFTASGNNFELAIAVAVGVFGVTSGQALAGVVGPLIEVPVLVGLVYVSLWARRFFPARSTAGA
- a CDS encoding ArsR/SmtB family transcription factor codes for the protein MTERASAGADEVSESEPTCRGQASAELSEATHDFLKALASPPRQRIMLLFAQGAELSVGEVAERIGIGQSTASQQLALLRRGGILASRRDGKIVLYRSDRDRSLAALDELRTYLRYCC
- a CDS encoding flavin-containing monooxygenase: MSTRDDTVIIVGGGQSGQAAARAARDADLRPLILEAGERPVGSWPGYYDSLTLFSPARHSAMPGAPFPGGPDRYPHRDEVAAYLERHAAQLDVEIRTGTRVEAVEADAPGFTVRTADGRTLNAAGLIAASGSFANPHLPALPGHEDFPGELLHVADYRSPEPYAGKRVVVVGGGNSAVQVGYELSRTASTTLATRAPIRFLHQLRNGRDLHDWLVATGFDRLPPEWLIHYVGGTLVVETGDYENALNSGRMDRREMFTAFDGDHVVWADGRREPVDAVLFATGYRPDLDYLRPLGALDGDGAPLHTGGVSATHPGLVYAGLEFQRSFSSNTLRGVHRDAEHVVAPLAAHVRKAPTAAGL
- a CDS encoding MFS transporter is translated as MRHRTLTAPGASAAAVAPRARRALIALSITVTTSYGVLFYAFPVLAPAISADTGWPLAHLTAAFSASQVVAGLGGAVVGRWLERSGPRVVMTCAAVVAVPAIAGIAWAPELWAFFAAWLVAGVAMAGLFYPPAFAALTRWYGPRRTRALTVLTLAAGSASTIFAPLAAAVEQALGWRGAYLALAALLGVLVIPLHALVLTPPWHRTTGTDRPSSGSNTVGPVIASPAFLALTAALTLGAFGVYAVVVNLVPLLDTRGWDATTAAWALGIGGIGQVLGRLVYAPLERRAGPQTRSVLVLTACAATTALLAAVGAPVALVMVIALLAGMARGIFTLLQATAVSDRWGIERYATLNGVLHTPLMLAVALAPWAGSAMAGPLGGYPALFAVLAVVGAIAAVTVAFTRPERAA